The stretch of DNA CGATCGTGTTTGTCCATTTCATCTCGATCGTCATCCGGAAATGAAGAAGAGAAGAGGCAGAGTTTCGGGAAGGGATCGGTTTCAGCTGATCCTGGAGAGTTCTGTTCTGTTGAAGTTCAAGATTGGGAGAGCGAAACCGATTCATCGAGGAAAGATTTGGTCGGAAGAAGGTCGAAAAGTGCTAGAAACTCAAGAGCTTCAGGTTCTCATGATGATTTGAGGGGTACTACTCATTTTTTACAAATCAAGAACCCCACCGCCTCGGAGACCGAGGCCTTGAGCTCGATTTCGGACACGACGTCGGAGGACGAAGACGTCGCTTATTGCTTGATGATGCTGTCCAGAGACAAGTGGAAAagggaagaaaaagaaaaggggTTCGAAGATGATTATCAAGAAGAATATTCTCATGTTGTGAAAGTGAAAAAAGGTGGTAGTAAAGCTAGAGGGAAGTATAGGTGCAAGACATGTAACGAGTTGTTTAGGTCTTATCAGGCACTTGGAGGGCACAGGGCGAGCCACAAGAAAATTAAGGCCAGCCCGATATCGAACCTCGGGTCGGCATCTCCCCGAGGTGGTCCGGTGACCGCAGCGGCGGCCGTGGAGAAGGTACACGAGTGCCCTTTCTGTGAGAGGGTGTTTGCTTCAGGGCAGGCACTTGGAGGCCACAAAAGGTCACATTTTGTGGGTGCAGTCTCAAGAACTGGCGGAACTTTGAGCATTGATCTTAATCTCCCTGCACCAGTCGATGACGATGGCACGTAAAATCCTAGTTTAAGTTACTCAATTCAATGTAGTTTCGTGGATCAAATTTATATTGACAAAAATAtgtcatatatatacatatatatacatatatatatatatatatatatatttgacgtTACTACGTTTTTCTATTCAGAAGACTCCAACCTATTACTTGTAAATTGGTGAAACGAACTTCTTTATCATACGGTATCCCTTTTAGCTAATGTCCTAAAATGTGAAAATGGACAACGCATGAAGTAAGGAGTAAAACGCAAGGATTTGGTCGAAAGTGGTCAAAGTCAATGTTGATCTTATTAACAGTAATTTATGAGTAGGTTTTTTATGATTtcatctcacaaatctttatatgtgagacagatcaactctgctgatattcacaataaaaaaagtcatactcttagcataaaaaataatattttttcatggataacacaaataagagatccgtctcacaaaatatgacatgtgggatcgtcttacacaagttttttgcCGCAATTTATATGCAAAAATTCAGAATGTTTTCTTTAGtttcaatattaatattaaaagattttaaaagatcaaacttttatatttttgttataaCAATCTAAGATTATTTGCCACGAAAAACTTTGGACTCGTTCATTTTCTCCAATCTAAATATATGCATGCACACTCATTTTCCCCCGATATAAAATTATGCTTTAGGCTTCAACGAAGCAtgcttattatatatattttgaattcaatatatatatatatatgcacctATTAACTTTTGGGATTAGCTACAAGggaaagaaaaataagaagCATTGCCAGAagtaatttcttttttttttattttcctcttttttttaaatgaaattacTTTCATTAAAAAGTGTAAAAAGATAGTACAGATACAGCTTCTCTAGGCGTACCCAAGGACTGGAAAATCATAAAGATATACATATCCAAAGCATCCTGCTAAAAACCATCTGCAACTGCAGTAGCACTAGAAATACATCGAAAACATAAGATCTTGATTCTTTTGATTATGCCTTCCACCTCTAGTTTCTCACTACTCTCAAATATAGCTTTGTTCCTGGCACTCCACACATTTATTTTCCTTTTTGCTTGAATATGAAGCCATTGATTCATGCAAGAACGTGATCAATCAAGggtggatttttttttttccattaaaAACTTCTAAAATTGGAAATTATGCAAAATATacaatcataaattaaaattttaaatataaatatataactgTTTTAAATAAATGAGGATGTCCCAAGTCTGGAACGAGATTTCGGAGTCGACATGTTGTATACCAAAATACCAATTCAACGCTAGATGCTGAAAAATCGAACTTCTGAAAATAGAACTATTTGAATTCATCGGAGCATCAAATCATTCGAGAAATGAAAAGAATCTGGGAATCATATTCTTAAAATGATAAGAATCCGCGTTATGTTACTTTGAATGATCTTCACAACGGAAATTGGGAAAAAATGAAAACTACGGGAAAGAAGGCCTGGTAGTTGGAAATTTAGGGGTGCAAATTAACCAAACTATTTGTAAATAGTTCGTGAACAACTAAATCAAAACTTGACTAGAGCTCGATTTTAGTTCGAGTAACTGGAGTATTTTTTTGAGTTGAGTTTTAGTTTCAATTATTTGTATTCAAGTAGTTCGCTAGCTAcgctcacacacacacacacattatttAGAAGtatgaaaaataaatgaaattttgtCAATGAATATCCAAATCCGAACTCGATATTTATATGTTAGAATTCAGATTTTCGAGTTTGAGTTTGAAATGGATTACTCGATCGAGCTTGAACGAGTAAAATCTAaatcgaatcgagctcgagtaAGCTCGTGTGCACCCATTCACTTGGAATACTGCTCTTGATTATTGATACTCTTCCATTCTGACGAGTCTGAGCTTCTATTATGTAAGCTGGGTCGAAGGCCCAATTTTTATGTAGCATCAATAGTAAATTAGTCGGCCTCAGTTTTTATTTGTTGGGCTAAACAACGATCGATGTGGTTTATGAGGCTCCATGATATCATGGGATTTCAAGCCATGAAGCATCCAGACCAAAATGGAGAGACCTAAAGACATGGAAACTACGGTAGCATCTACTTACAACTTCTGGGATTTCCACAATTTACAACTAAGCTTTAGTGCATATTGTCGGGTAAGCCACCAGAAACCACGCTATCGTCGACTGGTTTTGGACCCCCACATGATCTTGACACTGATTCGAAAAGCTTCTCAATCTCAGGTGCACATCTCGTAAAAGACCGGCTCCAGAAATTGTATCGGGGATTCTGTTCAACAGGTAAAAGGGATTTGATCAATACAAGTTAGAGCCATCGTAAAAAATTCGTTAAATCACTTTTCTGGGTTGGGGGAAGGTATCAAATATATATGACAAGAAAGTGAAGATTTGAGGGCCACGGCCACACCAGGTTTGGTTCACCCAAGTAGTATATACTGCAGCAAATAAACAAAGTACCTTGATGAGCTCAATAAACGTAATTAGAAGTCCCCAGGGATGAGGTCTATTAACAATTAATCGCTCAAGCAGGACCCGGGTGATTTGCTCTTGAAATACTTCCTGCTCGATGTAAAACGAATAAATTCATTAGCACCAAATAATCAACTTTTGTCGTCACTTTCCGAGCACTTGAATTCAAGAATTGACTCTCCCTGTTAAGTAATGCGCAGAAACTATACGCACCTGATTTGATTCGTTGAACAGGTAAAGAAGGATGAAAGAGAAGTAATGAGTGTGGTTGTTTGGATAGCGCAACTGGTTCCCGATAGCATTCAAGAAAAGGTAACGGCCCTCTGAGTCCAGATCGAGTATCAAGGTCTGGAAAATGTCCAGAGCAGCACTAACCAAGAATGCGGTCATGCTAGCCATGGACTGCGTGTATGGTGGGACTCTGGATTGCAGCTGTTGGATGGCCTACAGTGAAATTCCAGAAGgtttttttatctttgaaatGAAAATGGGTAGGCAGGGATACATATATCAAGCATGACGACAAGGACAAAAGTGCATTTCAATTGATATTCTTCCCGACTTGCTTATACCTGCATTTATAAGCGTAAAAGGAAGAAATGGCATACCTGCATCCCAACATAAAGGACAAGAGCGTTCATGAGAGGAACATTGTAACGACTGCCAGACCGAGCTCCTTCAGATGGAGTAAGCAAAAGCTTCTGCTTCAACTCAGTAAGAAATGAAGACCCTTGCTGCCTTGTCTGTACGTACAAGGAAAAAAGGAAAACTAAGAAAATGGATATGGAAGCATGAATTTATGAAACATCTGGTTTAACACTGATCAGTGGACAACTAAAAAAAGTCGGTGCCCCCTCTCTGTTTCCCAACTTGCACATCGATACTTGTACACCACCCACAGTCAAATCTCCACCATAAATATTGCCTCGAAATTTTGTGTTCAgttactttcatgtttacctTGAGATACTCATCCACATCATTCTTGATCTGCTTTGCTTTAAGAGCTGCATCAACCTCAGAGAGAATTCGTGGTGTATGACTGATTTCCGCCAGTAGGTCAATctgaaaatatatattatatctcAGTTCAGAATTTAATCTACAATCCAAGCAGAAAGCATGAAGGATCAAGATAAGATACAAACCTTTAAGTTGGGGGTAGATGGATCAGGCAACCTCATATTCCGAGGAAATGCACTGAGGATTATATTTCGCATCTGTATGCAACTTGGTGGAATGACATCACAGAAGCTGAAATGATAATCACAAAGGAACTCGGGGAAATCGTGGAGTAGCACCAACAAGACCCTGAGTGTCCCTTTATAAAGAAATTGTATCTGAATAAAAGCAAAAACaagaattacaaaaaaaaaaaggatccACTGTATTATCATTTGCCGGTAGCAGGAGCACCAAAACAGGAAATCATCATCATATGCAGACCTACCGGCTCTCCCAGGTCAGCAAGTCTCAGGAATGGCTCCATGAATTGGAACAAGTCTACCAAAAGTCTTTGAAAATAAGGCCATCCCTTCTGTGCATTTACCGTGAGTAATTTTGGCATGAAACTTCTATGACTAACCAACTCGAGCCAAGCAAAGCTGAAAGCAAATTACAAAGTTAATCGTCACTAGAAAACACATGATTTAGTAAAATCTAGATCCACCAGCTTGCAGAAGAGCAATTATGAAGTGACCGATAACACAAACATATATTTCCCAAGAATGTGCAGAACAGCACTAATGAAGTGACCATTAACTTAAAACATATATTCACTCATAGactaaattttttgtttttttaaaagtaaaCCATATTTTATCGCATTAGTCCCTACAACATTTTGCAGAAATAAAAGAATCAAATCTTTGAAAACAAAGTAGTTATATCTAATATGTATTTGTTAAATTATCTTCAAATAATACAAATTGGTTGCATATGTTGAATTtttctccaaatattttaccatGCCTTGCAGCTTGCGCATGAACTATATGACCTTCTTTTACTGTACCGCTCCTATCGCTCTTCATGAGCATGTTCTAAACTAGTGCACAAACTAAATCACAAAATATGCCAGTGTAGAATAAATAAACAGACCTGAACCCTGGAATCTTTAGAGGCTGAAGAGCATGGAAAGCATTTGCTAAAGCAGTCAAAACCTGAGAAAAATGTTAAAGAGTTAAATCCAGCCGGAACTAGCAGACAAACCTCGAAGTTTAGCACTTTGATGTAATGTACCCACAATCAGAAGCAGAAGTCAAAATATTCACAATTAGAATCGGTGATGAGGTGCATGTCAAATGCAGAATACCTGGAAATTTGTGCCATCAAAAACTGGGTCCAAGGAACACAAATCCAACAACCAGTTAATAAACAACCTAAAATACGGCCTGGGATTAAACAAGGACGTCTTCTCTGCAGCATCTTTTTGAATAAACTTCACGGTCACAGCAAGAATCTACGAGAACCAGTAATTGAGTCTATTAAACCTAGATAAGCTgactaaaatttgaatttttcatCAACTGAGGGGGAAATGCATACCTTAAGCAAAAGCGAGAGTTTACTAGGCCCGTGATCAACAGGGAAAAACTGGAAAATAACAAGACATAGTAGTTAACAAATACAATACGTTCTAGTAAGAAAAGTTGAGTGATACAAAATGAGAAGACAGTCAATGA from Primulina tabacum isolate GXHZ01 chromosome 3, ASM2559414v2, whole genome shotgun sequence encodes:
- the LOC142538841 gene encoding zinc finger protein ZAT9-like, which gives rise to METAHRCKLCFRNFANGKAFGGHMRSHVMNLCTQKKGLKREKDDDPFENLEDSPSFRSCLSISSRSSSGNEEEKRQSFGKGSVSADPGEFCSVEVQDWESETDSSRKDLVGRRSKSARNSRASGSHDDLRGTTHFLQIKNPTASETEALSSISDTTSEDEDVAYCLMMLSRDKWKREEKEKGFEDDYQEEYSHVVKVKKGGSKARGKYRCKTCNELFRSYQALGGHRASHKKIKASPISNLGSASPRGGPVTAAAAVEKVHECPFCERVFASGQALGGHKRSHFVGAVSRTGGTLSIDLNLPAPVDDDGT